The nucleotide sequence TATGTTACTAAAATCCTTTCTGAGAGCAGAATCACTGTAGGTGAATTATTTGGAAATGACTAAATTATTAGAAAAACTCTCCTGCAGTGGTTACGTTGCAATGGTAATACTGTGAAGTTTTCGTAGCTAAACAGGTCCTGAGTAAAAAGGACCAGTTATTGACTGTCACTCATAATCAAATGAACCTTCAGAATGCTTTTGTTTAGGAAGTTTGTTGCCTGTCTGGAGAACTGTTGCAATGATAAATATGACTTCTCTAAAATGGGTGTTGGCAATCTGTGAATGATTAGTCTGTAAGAAAAGATCTATCAAAAATAGGTTCAAGTTGCTGGAGATAATCTAACCTTTTAAACTATGGGGATGTGtggaaataaacacaaaaataaattggtaaggcaaacaaagaaaaccGCTCTTGTTCTAGAGAGACTAGCATATTTATTAAAGCAGACAGTTTCTTACAAGTTTTCAGTCTTTCCTGTGTAATGTGTACATTAGCTGtttaactttcaggaggtagtaTTTAAGAAAAGTAATTTCAGCAGTATGATAATTTTTACTATAACCtgttttccaggatttttttcacctgcatgttttcttttttgtccatACGTTCTTTTGGGCCACTATGAAGCTGATATGGCTTAGTTATTCTGTGGGAGGTGTCTACACAGTCTGCAAGTATTctacaaaataaatacataaaaatctcTCAAAAACCTCCGAACTTTTCCTTGTGAAAAGATGTAACttttaaaagaggagaaaaaacttgtcatttttgttttccaCATTGATAAACAGGATTAGAGTTGGtttgaagaaattgttcctgatGTAGTAATTTGTTTCACACAGATTTTCtattgaaattacttttttttccttagtatttGATTTCCACCAAGCTGCTGATGGCATTCAAGAACAGCAGAGGCAAGAGCAAGCGGGAAAGAAGTAGGTAGTTTTATTTTGTCAAACATAGGATGACTTAGTACAAACATATGACTTAATACATTGGCTTTCTGTTATTGCTTGTCATCAAGTTTAAAAAAGTATTAATTATCCTTGTAACTCTTGAATGTGGAGAATGCAGGGATAATTTCTTAAATTTCTGTCCTCCAGTGACTAGCAAAAGATTATATTCTTAACGAAAGGGTTGTGTCTTGATGTTTTGCCTTATGAAAAGTTCCTAGTTCCTAAGCTGCTTTATAAAAAGAGTTCCTCTTTCCTCATGTTTTAATTGTTTACTGTAGGTATTCGTTTCTGTAAGAATATATTTGTTTAAGAACATCGAAGGACACCCTTGTCATCTTGAAATATCTGAAAGGTCTGATGTGACTACTTTGGTATCTCACCATGCTTCATTGTTAGAAGTGCATGTAAATGTTCACATTATCTACTACATGCTGCTATGGACTTTCTGAAGCTTTTGAGACTTTTATAAACTAGCTGCTGTGTTTCCAACTTGTGATTTCCAAGAAGCTCGCTAGTTGATGGGGAAGAAGCTGCAAGAATTAGCTGTGACATGTCTACAACTGGAATGTAATGCAGCACTGTAGACTTCTGAGATACCAGTAAACTTAATCTCTCTTCTTGGAAGTTTGCCTGTATAGATGAAAAGTAATTCAGTCTTCCTTACAGAGACCTGTAAAAGGTCTCATCCATGACAGTAATCTTTAAGAGAGTGGCTGATCTGGGCATGTCTTGCTTCACACAGGTTGCTGTTGAGTGATAGCTTGTCAGTTATTCTTACACTGATTGTGCTGTCTTGTTACCAGttattttaggaattaaaaagtaaACAGTAAGATCATACATAAATATATGGAacaatatacatttttttaatgagcCAGTATAAGTATAACAGCTATTCTTGAATGTTTATGGAGCGCAAGCTAAAATTGCTATATGACAATATTTGCAATTAAAAACCACTGCCAGTCATGTACTACTTGTGAGAAGCAACCACTTCATTTGTATTCAAGATCGTAAAGGAAAGCCCAATGAAGAAATAACCAATTTTCTCAATTTTTTAAATGGAAGCcaactcctttttaaaaaaactctCTGTGGAGAATATGAACTGGGACGGAGGCTAGAGTCAGTTAGTTACGCCATAGTGTCCTGGTCTGGTTAAATGATACTGTGTGATGCAGAGTTGATTAGAATGTCTTTTCTGACTGGAGGCAAAACGTCTCCCTCCCTGATATTACCAAGTATTGAGCCTAATTGgaagaattttctttttccaatttttttttttttttttaatctactccAAACTACTAACGACCTAACTAAAATGAATTATGTATTGGTTATGAACTGAACATATCAACTGATATCCTTTAACACAAAGTCTAGATATGACCTGGACCTTCTACCTGAAATGGAGTCTGTCTTGAACTGACTTCAAGGCAGTTTGAAGAAACCTGTGCCACTCTGCGTATGCATCTTGAAGATAAGCCTTTGTGTGTCTGCTCAgggaaaagcaaaaaaccccactaaacaAGCAACAGAAACccatgcaacaacaacaaaaacccaaacaaacaaaaaagactccAAAGAGTTAAAACTAAGTGCAAAACTAAGCTTCTGAAAATGCTGTAAACCTGTTCACTTCACCTTAAAAAATTACTTAATCTTTTAAGCGTGATGGGGAACGTGTTTGATAATCTGCCTATGATGAATGCAGTTTGGCTTCAGTTTGATAGCTATGTAGCAAGACTCTGGCAGAAGACACTTTCTGAACTAACTGTACTTCTCTGacagtaaaatcatagaatgtcctgagttggaagggacccacaaggatcttcCAGTCAAACTCATGTCCCTGcgtaggacaaccccacagttctcaccatgtgtctgagggagttgtccagtctcttcttaaacactgtcaggcttggggctgtgacacctccctggggagcctgttccagtgctccaccaccctctgggggaagaaacttttcctaatgcccaacctaagcctcccctgacacatcttcctgccattcccttgtgtcctatcactggttgccagagagaagagatcagaaaAATCAAGTTGTATCTTATGATATCACTGAATTAAGCTGAAAAAGGCTTTTCAGACAGAATAGGTAGGTAAGGTTAAGAAAAAGAATTCAGGTTTTCTGAATCAGCTATAGTGGAAAATCTGTTCCTTAACCCTTTCTAACTAATGCTGTTTTGAGTATCATTGCCACTCTTGGATGCTCAGCAGTGTTTACTGTTTTCCTGGCTCCAACTGAGGCATTTAGAATCAAATTAAATATTTCTTACATACAAACTTGAAATCCATACTGTTTGTGCTGTTGCTTTATAGAGGACTCTCGCTCTTCAGGACAGTTTTTTAGGAAGGTGTTTAGTTAGTTGCAGTTCATAGTGCTGAAGGATGTTGTCTTGGCATTCAGGTCCTTAACTATAGAAGTTGGGAATTGTGTACAAATAAACACGTAACAGTTCGCTAAATTATGAAAAGATACTAGTTTAAAAACAGAAGTTTGTAGAAGATTACTATGTTCATGTCTACAAACAGTGATATTCTGAAACAAAGTTGCATGCTAAAAGTACCTCATGTTTTAAGTGCTTAAAACAAGGTTCTAAATGCTTGCAATTAATAGCATTTCATTATATGCTAAGGCTGTGttagttttaaagaaaaatcacctCAATTTTATATCAAGAATAACTCCTGTTATTATCTTTTGAAAGTTTGGGAACAACCAAAAAAGGAATTGGACCAGTGTATTCTTCAAAAGCATCTCGAAGTGGACTCAGAATGTGTGATCTTGTCTCTGATTTTGATGACTTTTCTGAGAGgtaatttctgtattttaatgcaCAGTTGTAAGCATCGTTTTCAGTTTCTGGGCAGTACCCTATGTAAACAATTATTAATACATCTGTTGCtgttacttttaaaaatcaatttttttatttaaataggaaaagtattttattttcaattttattaaattatctatttataaatattaaaacattttattgttTAAATTGTTTAATTACCAAATAACTGCAGATACGTAACCAGTAAAAACTTGAGATTGGTGGGAGCatgaggaggaaaacaaacaagcaaaaatcttAGTGAAGCATTTCTGTCTTTTAGGTTCAAAGTGTTAGCCAATCAGTACAAAGCAATATATCCTACCTTAGAGATAGATATTGAAGGGGAATTGGAAAAGCTAAAGGTAAGCTTCCTTTTGTCTGCTAAATGATACAATCATTGTGTGCAGTTACTGAGATGTAAATCTCTTGGCAACTGATGCTTATGCTTGTGTGAAGAGTTAAAACATAATCCATATAATGGGAAAGTGGTATGTATCAATTTTAAAGAGTCTGCCATCATCTTTAAAGACCATTTTGATCCCACTTTATGCAGCACTTCAAAACTTGGTTTCAAGAAACATAATGTAAACTTTAAGGAGAAGGCTTGTATAGTGAGAATTATTTTTGACTTCCACTTGCTCAAACATACtggctaggagaaaaaaaaaaacaagattttAGTTTGGGAAGGTATATTTCACTGTAAAGCAGAATATTAATTCCTTATGTCAGAAACTTAAGAACTGAAGTAAATTATTATTCTAAGTAATAAgccttaaggaaaaaaataccgcCTAACAACATAGAAAAATGTTAGTTGATAGCAGCACAACTAATGAAGCCAAATTGCCAGCAAACTAGTCTTTGTGGTTAATTACGAATTCTCATCTGATGTTTTCCCTGCAATTTGGACAGTTGTGAGATTTCTCTTATGCTTAATAGTGCAGTTTTTTGTGGTGCACCCAGGTTCTTATTTGAAAAAATTCTCAGGTGTCTTACCCTTACCCAGTCTTTTTGTTCATGCATTTTGCAGAAACTTAATtctatgagattttttttaacccCTTAGAAAACTTCCAACAAAATTTGCCAAATTGTTGAAAACCATTGAGGTATGTGTGGAACAGGGGAGGGCATGCACTGTTACATGTTTAATTCTCTCAGAAAACCAAGGCAAAGAAATCATCCTCCTTTTGTCTTCAGTTGCCACTAAACTCAGTTTACCAGCTCTAGAATGGAGTATCTGGGAATTCTTAGCACTTCCGTTTGTCTTGCTTTAAGTAATGTTACACATGCTGAGTTGTAGCATTTTTATCAATACATAGACCTAAAAATCAGTTACAACTGAGTGTTTTGTAATGCTTTGTAGTTTATTTAATACACGTTAGGATTACAGAATATCTGAAACACATTGTTAGAGTGGAAACATAATATGTATTTGTTGCTTGACGAAAATTACCTGCGCTTAATGTTTGTTTTATGCCAATGCACTTCATTAAATTCTGAAAGACAATGTGTTATATTTCATGTGAAGTGAATCGTTAGAATGAGACTTTCTGTGTTCTCATGGAGAAAAAGACTGCATACCAAGTGTTCATCTGAACATTTCTGACTTCTTACATCTAGCTATTCACTGGCATTCAGGCACTTGACCCTTAATTCCAATAAATAACCTTTAGTTTACTTACAAACTTAGCTGTATATATATCACAAATAAATGCTGCTTTACAATTGTGTGCACTTGTTGGCTTCAGATGGCCAGAAGTAAAACTCCCCACCTGCTGGTTTGGGGGAGAAATTTTGAATACTTGGAAATGAAATACTGAATATAGTAAATTATTGAGATTATCCTCAAACTTGTATATTTCGAGAGCATTTCAAAAGTATGgattctatttcttttttcttcctttttttcctctttttttctcgcTTTCCTCTTAGGAAAAGCATACATGCCTATTGTGTACATCTGAGTCTAATGTTCTTCCTTCCTTTGTTCACATATTATGGCATATTTagcatttctttctttgcttttcaaaattgATAAGAGCAGTGTTATGAGGGAGCAATAGCACTTATGCTCTGGCTGGCTTTATTATAATGAAATTATACTATACAATAGTCTTTTGTATTATTCAGGGctacatggaaaaaataaaaccaatggTAAGGGATGGTGTTTATTTCATGTATGAGGCTTTACATGGACCACCAAAGAAGATCTTAGTAGAAGGTGCAAATGCAGCACTGCTGGACATAGATTTTGGTAGGTATAACCTTTTTGAGACACACAATGCTATATACTTACGTTGTGAAAGAGGAACACCAAGTATAAACTCTTCTATGCTTAGCTGTTCTTATGGCAtaagtgttttgtattttggaagAACAGTGCTATCTATGACTAGCAAATTAAAGGGCAGGAGGGaagtttttaattaaattctttCAAAAAGCTTTAGACTCTCCCAAGATTATTTGAATGACAGTAGAGATCAGGTGACCTTTCTTTAATAAAGTGTAGCTATTACTTCAGTGTCTATAAATTTCGTTTGAAATAATTCACAGTTGTGTGCATCTATGGAAAACAAttgagaagaaaaatggaaagctTTGAGAGGCAAAGTATATGTGCAAAACATTTGTCAACTTTGAAGAATCAGCTTGCATCAGCACTAATGAACTAGACTATGTTCCAGGAGtctctttttttgtctctttaattgtggaaataatttttaaaatttgattatGTAAGCAaaatttttctttccagaattATCCATTTCTCTGCAATTTCTTATCCTTATAATGTGTTGATCAGTTTGTAgagcttgtattttatttttttctccaaaaatgaAAATGGTAAACCTGTGTTTTCTAGCCTTTTAATAGCATTTTCTTAAGAATCGCCTTTCAAAATTTCACATTCAGTTAGTGAGTGTATTTTAGATAAGATAGCAAGGCATGGTTTTCTGATCTTGTTCCAATTTTTGACTTGTATGATCATTCAGAATTGTTACGTAGTCAGCCTTTGCCTGTCAACTGTACCAGTTGAAGTAGTAAGATTTCTACCTTTTTCCAGAAGAAGGAAGGATCAGACAATGTACATACAAAGCTAAGAGCTCATTAAATATGTTCTTGACTGCAAAATACATTTATAATGTGTTTTGATTTTTAGCATTGTAAAACGTAGGTTAGTGCAATGCAAGTGCTATTCCTCACCAGATTAGATCTTGGTTTTTTGCAATGGTTTAAAACCAGTgttttaatatatacatatatatatattttttttttttaataggcacaTATCCTTTTGTGACTTCATCAAACTGCACAGTTGGAGGCGTGTGTACAGGTCTGGGCATGCCGCCGCAGAATGTTGGGGAAGTGTACGGAGTTGTGAAAGCATATACAACGAGAGTTGGAATTGGTGCCTTTCCTACAGAACAAAACAATGTGAGTATGATCAGCCCTGGATGTGACATGTAACTCGGTGAAATAACTTGGTGTGTCTGTCTTACATTAAATCAGGGTTAGTGGTTAAATGCAAGTAGGTGATGGTGTGTTTGGATATTTTATTCTTCTGATTCTAGACTGAGTTTACAAGACTGCCAAGTCTGATTGTCAGTTTCTCAGACCTTCCTATGGGATAGAAGGCTAGAGCAGGAACAGATTTTGAGAGATTTGCTCAAATAGTGTTCTCTTGAATTAGAAAtagcattttgtttttctgttttcatcccAATGGACAACTTTGTGAAAAATTGGGGGAAGAACTTTTAAGGTAGTTTACAGTATTGTAAAATGTTAAGTATAGACCTGCATCAtagattgcaatttttttttttaaaggcttgtgTAATAGTATTACTCTTTGTTAGGAAATTGGAGAATTGCTGCAAATGAGAGGTAAAGAGTTTGGTGTTACCACCGGTAGAAAGAGAAGATGTGGCTGGCTGGACCTTGTGTTACTCCGATATGCCTACATGATTAACGGATTTACTGCGTGAGTTATTTTGACAGCTTTGCTGGCAACTTGACATAAAATCATGAAATGCTACAGATTACTGTAAATTGTACATATACTAGTTAGTAACATTCAGACTGTTATAATTCATTTGTTGATTGTTTTGATATTTCAATAAATTAACTAATTTTTCCTAGTATTAAATGTTTTTATATTGGACATTTTCATATTTGTaaatttttctttgcttgtaacacattatttctcattttaaattattcaaaaaGCACTTGCTTATCTTAGTACTTGGTGCTTCAAGCTACCCCAACCTCTGCCATCCCCCTGAACACAAACCAAATCAAGTGCATTACGAGCGTCTTAAAACCTGATACAGTTTTTGGAGTTTTGTTTCGttagtttgttttcaaaataagagAAATGGGAACCCATCCATATCTTCAGCAGTATGTGTAAACATAGAAAATTTGAATATGACTTTgggattttaattaaaatgaaaaatgggtGTCTGAAACAAAGCTGATATAAAATTTTTAGTAGATCAAACTGTGTAAATGCATGCTTTACTTctattttcctatttttcttgTCCTTTGTTTTTTACTTAAAATACCTGCAGCCAAGTATTTACAGACCCAGTGTTTCATTATTTTGCTGCCTTGACTGTTGAACAGGAACATTTGGATTAGGTCAGGAACAGCCAACAACAGGCATCATGCTATGAAACCATCTCAAAGGAATGGTCATAAAGTACCTTGGCAGCACCCTGATCACTTAAAATTGTAACACTTAAAGCCATAAACCAGACGCCTTGATTAGGCAATACCTGCTCTTTGGGTTTTGCCATTTTCTTATAGTAGTACATCTAAGTATGCACCAAAAAGGCACTTTAAGTTGTCTCTTTTTTTAAGTAGCAGCAGATAAATAGATGAGTGCCATACAAACTATTTGTCTAAGGAAAGACAATTGCAATGTgcaggaattttttttcttttgatatttttaCAGTGTGATGAGAGTTGAGAGTTGTTGAACTTGTTTAATCAAAGTAATGTTTCTTTATAGATTGGCGCTTACCAAATTGGACATCTTGGATGTATTTCCAGAAATCAAAGTTGGTGTTGCATACAAACTAGATGGTGAAATCATACCTCATTTTCCTGGTAAGACTGCTTGTTTAACAATTGTGGATTTTGGTGAAATGTAACCTGATActtaaatatttgcatttgacttttacttttaaaatttgtgACAGGAATGTGTTACTTCAGCATTAAGCCATTGATGTCTTCCCAGATGCATAAGACACCCTGTGCCACACCTGTACCCGCACCCTGACAAATACTGTCATTTGTCTACTAGAAAGACACAAAGTGCTATATAAAGCTTCTTAAATGTAAATGTTGTTACTGATCTATCCCTTTCCTTTAATACAGCCTGTGTTATCTTCAAGCTAAATTGGAAGCTCGTTTCACACACTAAACCCAGTGTCTTATTCCCACTACTGTATTTGTCCCCTCTTCTAGTACGACCAGTCTTCATTTAAGCATACGGTGAACCACGTGAGGGAACTGATCCAGTTGAAAAGCCAGGTTTTTCTCTCTCTATGTTATTTTTCTAACAGTTCAGTTCCCTTTAATGATTCACAGAGCAACCAAAAACCTGTCACACCTATGCAATGGAAAAGGGGTGGAGGAGGATGTGAGCAATTAGTTTAGGTGAAAGCAAGGCTATTTTCCAATGTGGGACCAACATACGTCAGCTTAGCATGATAGAAACTACAGCTCCTAAGGAGGACCGTGGTAATTTTAATGATCATTTTCACATGAAAAATCTATCTGCTTGTTAAAATATTCAAATATCAAAAAACATTGTTTTCATGGATAATGCATCTTTTTGAGTTTGCTATAGCAGAGATACTCCAGAAAAGGGAAGGACGTTAACCAGTACGAAAGACTGGGCTTTCTGATTTTTCTAATGTAGGCATAGGTGCCCATATCCATTCTAATTGCTACCTCAGGGTTTGAGCCTGGTCACAGGTTACAATTTTTCATATACTATCAGTGGAGATTTTTTTTGTGGGTGAGATCATCAACCATAATAATCAGATACAACTCACAGCAGGATTTATGTAGTATAAAGATGTAATTATGCATAAAGGAATAAGTGATGATCTGCTGGTAGTCCTGGAAGATAGCACATACCTTTTCGGGAAATTCATAAGAAATTAACAAAAAATCTTCTGATTCTCTATGTGCTTTGGGGAGTTCTCTAATTCATCTGCCCTCCATTATCTTCAAACAAAAGTGCCAATTACTATTTGAATGCATACTGAATGACATGGCATGCACTTTTATTCAGGAAATTTAGTACTCATCTTGCACAAAACCAGGCCATGCTTTTGTCTTTTTAAGACTCAGATATTCCCTGATTGATATCCTTATAAAAATATTAAGGAAATTTGTGTGTACTTTAGGTGACCTTTGAACATAATGGAGATTCCACATTTGAATTGAGAACTACTCAGTAAATGCTTCATCTGTAGCCCTGTCATCTCACCTGGGGGCTACTTGGACTGTCTTGTGCTCAAGCCAGGAGGACCTTCTCTGGCAGTCCATCAGTAAAGATGATGTGAACAGGTGGCCATGTTTTCCAGTACTAAGACTTCAATgattacttttttatttcttttttcctcgtTCGTTGTGTCTCTTAGGTGGGACTAGAATCTTGTTACAACTCTTGAGGGGCAGACTTTGCTCCCTGTATATTGCCCAGGTACAGGTAGCTGACCTTTGGTCGTAGCAGCACAACATAGTTCACCTGTTTAACtgtatctttctttactgtataaAAAATTAAGAATTCTAGTAGAAATTTAGTAGAAACTGTTGTCATTGCTGTTGACATGCTGTCTTCCTTAAGTGTCAGGAAGGAGTTTGAGCTGAACTTCTGGTAAGCTGGAAGATGCTGTCTCTCACAGTGCCTCTGTGTTCCACACCTCTCTCTTTGCTATACTCCTCAACATTTGGCAGCATTTTCAGCACATATGCTGCAGGTTACTTATTACCCTTGATCCTGGCATAAAAAACAGAAGGTAACTTTATTCCCACTTTTGTTTTGCAGGCCATTAGATTATTTCTGATGTCTACATCTCTGCCTGCTGTGCACTtgtatactttattttttttgaacCTTGCCACTTTGACATTTTGAATTTAATTTAGAAGACATCTAGTCTGGGAATCTCTCACTGGCAgggtatttctttttctctcccctccttaCCCTCCCACTCTCTTGGAGATGCTAGTGATTTACCCTTCTTGTGAAATGACTGTCTCTAAATTAGAAGCACACATAGTGCCCACCATCTCAGGAAAAACATGCCATATTTCATATATTGTTCCTTTTTCCAGCTGGATCAGAGAATCATACAAGTCTCACTTAGTTTTTTTAGCTTAGATTTCTGTGGGCATTTCATAATCTCCTGCTAAGAAAGAGCTGAAAATGTCTTGTAAATGTACATACAACTTCAGGTGGTATGATTGAGGCTGTAGTTTTTTTTGCTATGGAGCTGGCCAGGATGTCAATTTCTGTTCAGTCCTAGCAGTTTATGGAAGGATTGAGCTCCCTGCTAGCTCTGAGCTGATCAGTTTAAAAGGAATGTGAAAGCCGTGGTCTAGTCCTGCTAGTGCCTCCTGTCTGAGTTCAGGTGCCAGGTGATCTTGGCACAGACAGACACAACCCCTAGCTCAGGAGACTTTGAAAATACAGATCTTTAGGAAACTGGGGGATTATTTCAGGTAAGCTTTATTtcatgcttgcctttttttttttttttttttttcttttcttgtgctCTCTTACTTGGCATGTAGTATAGTTAAAGAGCTAGGACACTGTGTTAGGTGCACCTTGGGCTGATCTGTATGACTGTTTTTGTGTTCAGTTTCTGGAAATTGCTGGAGGATCTTTCTCTTACAGTGGTGCCAAGATCCCAAATTTCAGCTATTCCTTTTGAGTTGGAAGTAATATCACATCATTCCCTCTCCAAATTATGGTACCAGATTAATGGATATCGTTATATCTGTTCTCTCCATTATCTAATTCAGCTGTTATTAAGGAATATTCCAGAAAGCCTAAAAGATAAATCCCCTAATGGAAGAGCTGAGAGAAATCTAGATGGTGACTGCATCAGTAACTACTCTGAGCTCAGTTTATGGCTTATCTTTACCACACGTCTTTTATCACACCTGCTGGAGCAAAATGAGAGAATCATTTGAAACATCAAGAAATGtatccctttttttcctctcttttggaGAAGTGAGGAACTAATACAGAGTAATGGAAGACTGTAGACAAGATTAAATCATTCAATTCTAAGTGTTTTCAGCCTTCTTCCAGCTCGCCTCATCAGAGAGGCTTCA is from Patagioenas fasciata isolate bPatFas1 chromosome 3, bPatFas1.hap1, whole genome shotgun sequence and encodes:
- the ADSS2 gene encoding adenylosuccinate synthetase isozyme 2, yielding MAEHGAPAPAIPNGECVSRVPGNKVTVVLGAQWGDEGKGKVVDLLAQDADIVCRCQGGNNAGHTVVVDSVEYDFHLLPSGIINPKVTAFIGNGVVIHLPGLFEEAEKNLKKGKGLEGWEKRLIISDRAHIVFDFHQAADGIQEQQRQEQAGKNLGTTKKGIGPVYSSKASRSGLRMCDLVSDFDDFSERFKVLANQYKAIYPTLEIDIEGELEKLKGYMEKIKPMVRDGVYFMYEALHGPPKKILVEGANAALLDIDFGTYPFVTSSNCTVGGVCTGLGMPPQNVGEVYGVVKAYTTRVGIGAFPTEQNNEIGELLQMRGKEFGVTTGRKRRCGWLDLVLLRYAYMINGFTALALTKLDILDVFPEIKVGVAYKLDGEIIPHFPANQEVLNKVEVQYETLPGWDTDISNARTFDELPVNAQNYVRFIEMELGVPVKWIGVGKSRESMIQLF